One genomic window of Streptococcus mitis includes the following:
- a CDS encoding LURP-one-related/scramblase family protein produces the protein MKTFLVKQKFRLGGERFAIKDDRGEIAYQVEGSFFKIPKTFTIYDANGEQVSRISKEILTLLPRFEIQIRDGSSFVIRKKLTFWRDKYEFDNLGLRIEGNIWDLNFKLLDDRDQLIAEIRKELFHLTSTYNVTVLEDAYADLVISLCVAIDYVEMLESQSN, from the coding sequence AAAACATTTCTTGTCAAACAAAAGTTTCGTCTTGGAGGCGAACGCTTCGCTATCAAGGATGACAGGGGAGAAATCGCCTATCAGGTAGAGGGATCATTTTTTAAGATTCCTAAAACCTTTACCATCTATGATGCTAATGGTGAACAGGTCAGTCGGATCAGTAAAGAAATCTTGACCTTGCTTCCTCGTTTTGAGATTCAGATTCGGGATGGCTCGAGTTTTGTCATTCGTAAGAAGTTGACCTTCTGGCGAGATAAGTATGAGTTTGATAATCTGGGGCTTCGTATCGAGGGCAATATCTGGGATTTGAATTTCAAACTACTGGATGATCGCGATCAGTTGATCGCGGAAATCAGGAAAGAACTCTTCCATCTGACCTCTACTTATAACGTAACAGTCCTTGAGGACGCTTATGCAGACCTAGTCATTTCTCTCTGTGTCGCGATTGACTATGTGGAAATGCTGGAAAGCCAATCAAATTAA